Part of the Halostagnicola larsenii XH-48 genome, GAGCGCCGGCTACGTCAACGCCGGGACGGTCGAGTTCCTCTACGACGACAGCACGGATGGGGACTCCGACGACGGCGACTTCTACTTCATCGAAGTCAACGCCCGGATTCAGGTCGAACACGGCGTCAGCGAGGAGCTAACCGGCATCGACCTCGTGAAGTGGCAGTTCCGCGTCGCGGCGGGAGAGGAACTCTCCTTCGGTCAGGACGAGGTCGAACGCCGCGGCGCTGCGATGGAGTTTCGCCTCAACGCCGAGGATCCGGACAACGACTTCACCCCGATCCCCGGAACGCTTTCGACGTACAACCCGCCGCGCGGAATCGGCGTCAGGGTCGACGATGGCGTCGACGAGGGCGACGCGATTACGCCCTTCTACGATTCGATGTTCGGCAAGGTGATCGTCACCGGCGAGGACAGAGCCGAAGCCATCGCCCGCGGCAAGCGAGCGCTCGCGGAGACCGCCATTGAGGGGATTCCGACGACGATTCCCTTCCACCAGCGCCTGCTCGAGGACGAGGGCTTTCTCGAGAACGAGCACTCGACGACGTACGTCGAAGACGAACTGCTCGAGGAGTGACGAAACGGTCATGAGTATTTCCTGGTGAGAGATTCATAGAAGACGCCCCAGAGTGTTGTTTGAACACACATCTACGCTCAATAGTCGATTCGTTGACCAGCGTGCGAATCGGACCTATGAACGGACGGTATTGTCTCTGAGATAAAATAATGTAACTCCACAGGCGAGACCGAGTGCGGTGCCCTCGATGAGTGCACCAGTCAGCGAACCATCGAAGAGAAGCGTTTGAATAGCACTTACGACCACTATCCCAACAACAACGTTCACGAAAACGAACAGCCACGGGTTCTCTCGGTCGAAACGGCGGTGCTCGTTCATACTTTATTCACTAGCTTCGATAGTAAATACGTTTCTTGTACTGACCGATTCATCGATTCGAAAAGCGTTTCTGTCGAAGTGTTCCACACCACCTGTTTCGTGATAGCTCCAAAGGTCGAACTAATTTGGGCCGCTCAGACGACCTCGGGCAGCGAGGCGAGTTGGATATCGTGTTCGTCGAGTCGGTCGTGAATCGCCTCGAGGATTTCGACGGCGTTGGGGTTGTCGCCGTGAATGCAGATGCTGTCAGCGGGAACGTCGATCTGTTCGCCGTTTTCGGCTTCGACGACTCCCTCCGTCGCGATCGAGACGAACCTGTCGGCGACGAGTTCCGGATCTCGCTCGTCGACCTCCTTTTCGACGATCAGCGACCGATCGGCCCGGTAGTCGAGGTCGATGTACCCCTCGAAGACGGCCTGCAGGCCCTCGACATCCTGTGCGACCTCGTAGATGTTCATATCGGTCGCGAGATAGATGAGATCCGGGTCGACCTCGAGCATGCCTTCCATCACGGCGCGGGCGTGCTCGTCGCTGTCCGAAAGCATCGAGTACATCGCGCCGTGGGGTTTGACGTGCTGGACGGTCGCGCCGTGACGACGGGCGAATCCCATCAGCGCCCCGAGTTGATAGACGACGTAATCGCGGAGTTCCTCGGGACTCGCATCCATCGTTCGCCGTCCGAACCCCATCTTATCCGGCAGCCCGGGGTGGACGCCGATCTCGACGCCGTGTTCGGCGGCGAGTTCGACGGTTTCGCGCATGACGTGGGGATCGCCCGCGTGGTAGCCGCCGGCGATGTTCGCCGACGTGATGTAGGGCATGACCCCCTCGTCGTTGCCCATCCGCCAGTTCCCGAAGCTCTCGCCCATATCGCAGTTGATGTCAATCCATACCATACTCATTTCTCGAACGCAAACGGCAATATAGCTTGTGTCGACGTAAACAGGCGTTCCGCGATATATCGGACCTGGTCCGTGTTTTTCGATTGTTTTCGTACCAAACGGAGTATTTCTCCGGGTAATGGAATGTTACCCAATCGATGAGCTTCGTTCGGATTGCGGTTGGCGGTCACGACACTTGAGGTATGTCAGTCAGCAGATCGGTGCTCGAGTCGACGGTCACTCGAGCGTTGCGATCGCCTGATCGGCTTCGATCTCGCCTTCGTTTTCGACGTGGAACTCGGTGATGGTTCCCGCCTTCGGCGCCTCGATGTCGTGAAAGTTCTTCATTACTTCGACGAGGCCGATCGTCTCTCCTTGCTCGACCCGGTCGCCCACTTCGACGAACAGTTCTTCGTCCGGATCCGGTCGTCGGTAGAAGACGCCCGGCATCGGCGAGTTGATGGTGGTGGTGTCAGTCATTGTTGTTAGTTTATGTTGGATTCAGTTTCAATTATACTCTTTGTTCTGCGTACCGTTCAAACTATATCGTTTGGGTGGACTCAATGATCACCCGAGATCTCGGACTCGATTTCCTCGAGTCGGTCGTTGCGCTCGGCTCGGGCCGAAAGAGCCGCCTCCACGTCGACCGGCTCGAACGCGACCGTCTTGTGGGTTTGGCGCTGTGCGAGCAGACCCCGGTCGACGCTGATAACGGTACCGACCGTCGCGTAACCCCCGCCCGTCACCGCGTCCTGCATGAGGACGATGGGTTTCTGGGGCACCTGAATCGATCCGACCGGATACCCCAGGTCGACGACGTTCGAAGGGTTCGTCCCGGCACCGAACGGTTGTTCGCGCTCTTTGAACTCGAGGTCCGGCCCCTCGAGTCGGTACCCGGTTCGATCGGCCTCGGGAGATATCGTCCACTCGGCGTCACACAGTGTTTCCTTGGCCTCGTCGGTGAGCCGGTAGTCCGTCAGCCCGAGGACGATTCGGACGGTATCTTCCTCGGCGTAGTCCGGAACGTACTCCGCGGGCAGTTCGGTCCCGACCAGTTCCTCCGGGTCGCCGCTGCCGTCGCGCTCATTCGAGTCCGCGTCGTCGGCACCGATCGCGAGCCGATCGCCCGCCTCGAGTCCGCGACCCTCGTGGCCGCCGATTCCGACGAGGGTGTAGGTCGATCGGCTGCCCATCACCTCCGGAACGTCGATCCCGCCGGCGACGGCGAGGTAGGCCCGAGCGCCGTCGGTCGCGAACGACACCTCGAGTTCGTCGCCCGCCGACACGGCGACCGTCTCCCACATGCCGATCGGCTCGCCGTCGACGCTTGGGGACATGTCCGCACCCGTGATCGCGATAACGGCGTCCTCCCGAAACGTCGCCGTGATCCCCTGGTAGGTCATCTCGATCGTCGCCGCCCCGGCGTCGTTTCCGACGAGGAAGTTCGCGACGCTGTGTGCGTACGGATCCATCGCGCCCGACGGCGGCATTCCGATGTGATAGTTGCCGGACCGACCGAGGTCCTGTACCGTACTCGAGATGCCGCCCTCGCGGATCTCGATCATCGGATCCCCTCCACGAGTTGATCGTTGTACGCGTGTGGATCGGCGAAGAACTCGTCGGGAGAGAACTCGACTCGATCGTATGTGTACTCGTACGTTCCGGCTTCGACCTCCTCGCGGATCGCGTCGTACTCCGCGCGGTCTATGGCGCGATAGTTCAGAATGTCGCCGGGGTTCGGGAAGACGATCGATTCCGCGAAGTCCGGAAGCTCCTGATCGACGTCGAGGACCTCGA contains:
- a CDS encoding LamB/YcsF family protein, which encodes MVWIDINCDMGESFGNWRMGNDEGVMPYITSANIAGGYHAGDPHVMRETVELAAEHGVEIGVHPGLPDKMGFGRRTMDASPEELRDYVVYQLGALMGFARRHGATVQHVKPHGAMYSMLSDSDEHARAVMEGMLEVDPDLIYLATDMNIYEVAQDVEGLQAVFEGYIDLDYRADRSLIVEKEVDERDPELVADRFVSIATEGVVEAENGEQIDVPADSICIHGDNPNAVEILEAIHDRLDEHDIQLASLPEVV
- a CDS encoding acetyl-CoA carboxylase, translating into MTDTTTINSPMPGVFYRRPDPDEELFVEVGDRVEQGETIGLVEVMKNFHDIEAPKAGTITEFHVENEGEIEADQAIATLE
- a CDS encoding 5-oxoprolinase subunit C family protein; amino-acid sequence: MIEIREGGISSTVQDLGRSGNYHIGMPPSGAMDPYAHSVANFLVGNDAGAATIEMTYQGITATFREDAVIAITGADMSPSVDGEPIGMWETVAVSAGDELEVSFATDGARAYLAVAGGIDVPEVMGSRSTYTLVGIGGHEGRGLEAGDRLAIGADDADSNERDGSGDPEELVGTELPAEYVPDYAEEDTVRIVLGLTDYRLTDEAKETLCDAEWTISPEADRTGYRLEGPDLEFKEREQPFGAGTNPSNVVDLGYPVGSIQVPQKPIVLMQDAVTGGGYATVGTVISVDRGLLAQRQTHKTVAFEPVDVEAALSARAERNDRLEEIESEISGDH